A window from Streptomyces rubradiris encodes these proteins:
- a CDS encoding MbtH family protein, translating to MANPFDDPDGVYQVLVNAEQQHSLWPQDIAVPAGWTPVFGPDTRNACVDYVESHWSDMRPAALRAAAARTNR from the coding sequence ATGGCTAACCCGTTCGACGATCCCGACGGCGTCTACCAGGTTCTGGTCAACGCCGAACAGCAGCACAGCCTCTGGCCGCAGGACATCGCGGTCCCCGCGGGCTGGACGCCGGTGTTCGGCCCGGACACCCGCAACGCCTGCGTCGACTACGTCGAGTCCCACTGGAGCGACATGCGCCCGGCCGCGCTGCGGGCGGCCGCGGCGCGGACGAACCGGTGA
- a CDS encoding MFS transporter, whose translation MTTATAVPRSPLRSGQFRRVVAAEFISSVGTQMTTLALPWFVLTTSGSPARMGLVFLIQILPVPLLSMPAGLLVARWGARRVTVVGDVCNAALSAAVPALYLADMLPFWALAVIVALFGCVASAYLSAQRMLLTETIGSDEGLVTAGNALFETATSTARLVGPAIAGFLIARFDALDVLWLDAVSFAVSAALLTGLPRRAPAPQAPPAHNMAEGVRYLVRDPVLRTMSLAVLGYGTLMPVVMLALPVLARTRYDADPHVAGWLLAAWGGGTALGTVAVARIARRVPPVRLAAAGGLGAALLLWFLPWDQPVTTLALTVAAGCMFLPGVTAPAVALMTLRPPEHLRPHVVPVFGAVVFVASPVAYGVAGLLFEQLAVGTVLTAVAVLASLCALLLLGLARRPGTR comes from the coding sequence GTGACGACCGCGACGGCGGTGCCGCGATCGCCCCTGCGGAGCGGGCAGTTCCGCAGGGTCGTCGCCGCGGAGTTCATCTCCTCCGTCGGCACCCAGATGACGACGCTCGCCCTGCCCTGGTTCGTGCTGACGACCAGTGGCTCACCGGCGCGCATGGGCCTGGTGTTCCTCATCCAGATCCTGCCGGTGCCGCTGCTGAGCATGCCGGCGGGACTGCTGGTGGCCCGCTGGGGCGCCCGCCGCGTGACGGTCGTCGGAGATGTGTGCAACGCGGCGCTGTCGGCCGCGGTGCCCGCGCTGTACCTCGCGGACATGCTGCCGTTCTGGGCGCTGGCGGTGATCGTGGCCCTGTTCGGCTGTGTCGCGTCGGCCTATCTGTCCGCGCAGCGCATGCTGCTGACCGAGACCATCGGCTCCGACGAGGGCCTGGTCACCGCCGGCAACGCCCTGTTCGAGACGGCGACGTCGACGGCGCGGCTGGTCGGCCCGGCGATCGCCGGGTTCCTGATCGCCCGGTTCGACGCGCTCGACGTGCTGTGGCTCGACGCGGTCTCCTTCGCCGTGTCGGCCGCGCTGCTGACCGGGCTGCCCCGCCGGGCGCCGGCCCCGCAGGCGCCGCCGGCGCACAACATGGCGGAGGGCGTGCGGTATCTGGTCCGGGATCCGGTGCTGCGCACGATGTCGCTCGCCGTGCTCGGGTACGGCACGCTCATGCCCGTCGTGATGCTCGCCCTGCCCGTCCTGGCCAGGACCCGCTACGACGCCGACCCGCACGTGGCCGGCTGGCTGCTGGCGGCGTGGGGCGGTGGCACGGCGCTGGGCACCGTCGCGGTCGCCCGGATCGCCCGCCGGGTCCCGCCCGTCCGGCTGGCGGCGGCGGGCGGCCTCGGTGCGGCGCTCCTGCTGTGGTTCCTGCCGTGGGACCAGCCGGTGACGACGCTGGCGCTGACGGTGGCGGCCGGCTGCATGTTCCTGCCCGGGGTGACCGCGCCCGCCGTGGCCCTGATGACGCTGCGGCCGCCGGAGCACCTGCGCCCGCACGTGGTCCCGGTGTTCGGCGCCGTCGTCTTCGTCGCGAGCCCGGTCGCCTACGGCGTGGCCGGGCTGCTCTTCGAGCAGCTCGCGGTGGGCACGGTGCTCACGGCGGTCGCCGTCCTCGCGAGCCTGTGCGCGCTGCTGCTGCTGGGCCTGGCACGGCGCCCCGGCACCCGCTGA
- a CDS encoding ATP-grasp domain-containing protein: protein MKKIILIGVNATSAKYVPQALRSAGFEPVFLADPDAFTGRSAHSLRDCACLPVNIQDRSAVLRALADHPSVTEGAFAVTGLYDEKFPLIAEIAATYDLHGPEPVAVRLAAKDEVAALIPEFSPPTVRFTGAEAARLAVDPAALGPVPDGYVLKPAEQAGGRGATRLPRGARPADVRDALAASSLPQDPTRSWVLQADIRGPLFSLEGYVSDGRIVFIDFSQRGRIAWTEVSNLLPADRRLPRDAQERCKAAVTALVERSGFGQGYFHCEFLLQDGQPYLIDANAGRLGGGAVVEQLALSHGLDPVEILAHVLTLGLPAAGTSPEPAYRPLGSGRATLSYYYGLEGGGRITSVSVPEGGRCFHTRVVPDGGRVGPVGTGDSAWIGMLTGFADDVTRDIEGVVVHTPDGPRPAAWVAPS from the coding sequence ATGAAGAAAATCATCCTTATCGGAGTCAATGCGACGAGCGCCAAGTACGTGCCCCAGGCGCTGCGTTCGGCGGGATTCGAGCCCGTCTTCCTGGCGGACCCCGACGCGTTCACCGGCCGGTCCGCGCACAGCCTGCGCGACTGCGCCTGCCTCCCGGTGAACATCCAGGACCGTTCCGCGGTGCTGCGCGCGCTGGCCGACCACCCGTCGGTCACCGAGGGGGCGTTCGCCGTCACCGGCCTGTACGACGAGAAGTTCCCGCTCATCGCGGAGATCGCCGCCACCTACGACCTGCACGGCCCGGAACCGGTCGCCGTACGGCTGGCCGCCAAGGACGAAGTCGCCGCTCTCATACCGGAGTTCAGCCCGCCCACCGTGCGCTTCACCGGCGCCGAGGCGGCCCGGCTGGCCGTCGACCCGGCCGCCCTCGGCCCGGTGCCCGACGGCTACGTCCTCAAGCCGGCCGAGCAGGCCGGCGGACGCGGCGCGACACGGCTGCCGCGGGGCGCCCGGCCCGCCGACGTGCGGGACGCGCTGGCCGCCAGCAGCCTGCCGCAGGACCCCACCCGCTCGTGGGTGCTGCAGGCGGACATCCGCGGCCCGCTGTTCAGCCTGGAGGGGTACGTCTCCGACGGCCGGATCGTGTTCATCGACTTCTCCCAGCGCGGGCGCATCGCCTGGACCGAGGTGAGCAACCTGCTCCCGGCCGACCGGCGGCTGCCGCGCGACGCCCAGGAGCGGTGCAAGGCGGCCGTCACGGCGCTCGTCGAGCGCTCCGGTTTCGGCCAGGGCTACTTCCACTGCGAGTTCCTGCTCCAGGACGGACAGCCGTACCTCATCGACGCCAACGCCGGACGCCTCGGCGGCGGCGCCGTCGTCGAGCAGCTCGCGCTCTCCCACGGCCTGGACCCGGTCGAGATCCTCGCCCATGTGCTGACCCTGGGCCTGCCGGCCGCCGGCACGAGCCCGGAACCCGCCTACCGTCCCCTGGGCAGCGGCAGGGCCACCCTGTCGTACTACTACGGCCTCGAGGGCGGCGGACGGATCACCTCGGTGTCCGTGCCGGAGGGCGGGCGCTGCTTCCACACCCGGGTCGTGCCGGACGGCGGACGCGTCGGCCCCGTGGGCACCGGCGACTCCGCCTGGATCGGCATGCTCACCGGGTTCGCCGACGACGTGACCCGGGACATCGAGGGCGTCGTGGTGCACACCCCCGACGGCCCGCGCCCGGCGGCCTGGGTCGCACCGTCATGA
- a CDS encoding MFS transporter: protein MTGVRGAPPGGWAIYAVRFLTYSTWGVLYPFFTVWLLDQKLFSAADCGLITGAAVLANRLGSLAFVRVLPPGGERRAIVGSQLAMAAAAAVMCAMALLTVRSLVGWTLVSAAFGLAGSLATLAQLTLIVRQFGPGEIRRAFSYENVALNAAGGLAPFVSSLAYAATGRLYVLAPIGFAVLAGLLAARLRPGRAPAAEAPATAPDTLPARRRGMFLLLGVNFLTHVTYAQFYGVFAVYAEPSLGARNIGLLFAFASVTIVVLQSLVTRWARGAGEPALIAAANLTLGAGTALLVAPEGGMALMALAVVAISVGEMLYGPVYQTLAVNVSGGRTSLAVGSLTFVWGVSESLAVAAGLWLIGAGHGALTFVAGTCAAVAVVLIVAVLHRRFSAMAGTAEAAPAVRRAAGTTS from the coding sequence ATGACCGGTGTGCGCGGCGCCCCGCCCGGCGGCTGGGCGATCTACGCCGTCCGCTTCCTCACCTACAGCACCTGGGGAGTGCTGTACCCGTTCTTCACCGTGTGGCTGCTGGACCAGAAGCTGTTCTCGGCCGCGGACTGCGGGCTGATCACCGGCGCCGCGGTGCTGGCCAACCGGCTCGGCTCGCTGGCGTTCGTCCGCGTCCTGCCACCGGGCGGCGAGCGCCGTGCCATCGTCGGCTCACAGCTCGCGATGGCGGCGGCGGCGGCCGTGATGTGCGCGATGGCGCTGCTGACCGTCCGGTCCCTGGTGGGCTGGACGCTGGTGTCGGCGGCCTTCGGGCTGGCCGGCTCCCTCGCCACCCTCGCGCAACTCACCCTGATAGTGCGCCAGTTCGGCCCGGGGGAGATCCGCAGGGCCTTCTCCTACGAGAACGTCGCACTGAACGCCGCGGGCGGCCTCGCCCCGTTCGTCTCCTCGCTGGCCTACGCCGCCACGGGCCGGCTGTACGTGCTGGCCCCGATCGGCTTCGCCGTGCTCGCGGGTCTGCTGGCGGCCCGCCTGAGACCGGGGCGCGCACCCGCCGCCGAGGCACCGGCGACCGCGCCGGACACCCTCCCGGCCCGGCGACGCGGCATGTTCCTCCTGCTCGGGGTCAACTTCCTGACCCACGTGACCTACGCGCAGTTCTACGGAGTGTTCGCCGTCTACGCGGAGCCCAGCCTCGGGGCGCGCAACATCGGTCTGCTGTTCGCCTTCGCCAGCGTCACCATCGTGGTGCTGCAGTCCCTGGTGACCCGGTGGGCGCGCGGGGCCGGCGAACCGGCGCTCATCGCGGCCGCCAACCTGACGCTCGGGGCGGGCACGGCACTGCTCGTCGCCCCCGAGGGCGGCATGGCGCTGATGGCCCTGGCCGTGGTCGCCATCTCCGTCGGCGAGATGCTCTACGGCCCCGTCTACCAGACGCTGGCCGTGAACGTCTCCGGCGGGCGGACCAGCCTCGCGGTCGGCTCCCTGACCTTCGTGTGGGGCGTGTCCGAATCCCTCGCGGTGGCGGCGGGCCTGTGGCTCATCGGGGCGGGGCACGGAGCCCTGACGTTCGTGGCCGGGACCTGCGCGGCCGTGGCCGTCGTCCTGATCGTCGCCGTCCTGCACCGCCGCTTCAGCGCCATGGCGGGCACGGCCGAGGCCGCGCCCGCCGTCCGGCGCGCGGCCGGTACCACGTCATGA